The sequence below is a genomic window from Humulus lupulus chromosome 3, drHumLupu1.1, whole genome shotgun sequence.
ATGAAATGATACTGCCTTTAAtcaaaagtgtttttttttttgttaacagagagagagagaccgtCCAATTATAATCCTTTCCATCCACCATAGGAAGGACTTAGTTGCCCAATTTAGTATAGTAGGTCATTTCATATAAATTTTGTCCGTAAAAAATTAACCCGCTCAGAAAAATTAAACTAACTCACTTGGGTTGGCTTCATTCCTTATtcgggaaaaaaaaaaaaacctcacaAAAGGTAGTCCTACAGACAGATTCATGTAGACTAATATAAACTTATGTATATGGGACAATTTTAATTAACAAACATTTTTTACACTGTTATATCCGGTTCATCTAATAGCTCAAATAAAAACAcatgttaaaaataaataaaaagttgttCCTTATATGATTTTTAACATATGTTTTAATTTCAGATTTCACAGTGAAAAAAATATGTGTTATTGAACTTATCACTTGTACTAATTCATATTTTAATCACTGAGTGATAAAGAAACTTACCTGTGAGTCAAATTGCTGACTTGGATGTTGAACCTTTTAGTTATTTCAGCAATATCCTTCTTAGGCACCACTTTTCCTAAAAAAAAACAGATGAGAAAATTCAATGCAAGTGCTCCTCGCTGTCCACAATAGTGATAGCTGAATTTTGCTTGTCCACAAACCAGAAAGAAGATATATTTCACAAAACGTGgcatataatttatatattactATGAACCAAAAAGTGAGCCTAATCTAACAGGAAGAGAAAGATCTCATATGATAGTATAacataaaaaaatcattattttgCATTAGATCTTACATATATCCAGTATTTTTCCAAAAGAAATTTTGCATTAGATCTTAGATCTTACATAATCAAAAGAAAATGCTATCTGAAATTTATTTTCTCAAGCACCTTTGTCTTTTTAGCCGCTCTCTGGCTCTCTTTGCAAGAGGAATATAAAATTTCAGGATCTAAGAGAACAACAACAGAAGATCGAGATGCATGTGAAAACATATCTAAAATCTAAAGGcatattgaaataaataaatacaaataatatTAAACCACATGAAGACATGGGCTTGAAAATTATCCAGAATTATACTCTCTGTTTTACTATTCATAACCAGACTAATTTATATTATGGTACAACTCACAAAAATAATATCTTAACACAACACATTCTACAGAAATAAAAAGCAGAGCAAAAGATCAGGACTCGTACAAAAAGAAAATGTTCTAGGCTAGAAGTTGGCAAATAAAACTAGCAAGTAGCTAAGCACCAATTGACAATACATTAGGCGAGTTTTTAAAACAGACTCAAATGTTCATAAGAAAGACCATCAACAATATTTAATGTTAGGAAAGATTTAGACAAGCTAAGCTGATAAAACCTTCAAAATAAATTCAAAAGCCTTAGTAATATTTCGAATTGAGTAAGCTCATCGAATAAAAAACAATCACATTTCCAACCATAAAGAGGAAAGCCGTCAATTATATTTCTATATGCAATGAATTGATTCTACCGCATACCTTTGCAATGGAATAGTTTTCCTGAAGGAAGAGAATCAAATTTCACACCAAGGGGAGGGCCATCCTTCCGAAAGATCCTATTGAGAATGTAGTCTGGGGTAAACAAATCCTGGGATATTATGTTCTTAGCAACATATGCATTTTGGTGTTTGGAAGATGAAGAACGTGATCTAGCAGCATGTTTCTCCATTGAAGCCGAATCCGAAGATACCACTGCAGCTTCCGGTATCTGAACCccgaatgaaaaaaaaaattaaaaataaaaaaacttcatTTCCTCATATCATTGCACTAAAACTTCAGTATCCAAAAGTGTGGAAAAAGAAAGctaaaatggttttttttttcctttcttttccatTCATTTGAAAACAAAGAGTATAATAAACAAATGAATTATCACCACCTACAGATGATGAAATTTCAATCAAGTGCAAATAATTCAATTTATATTCCGAATTAAGCCCCAACCCACTTAGAGCAACGAATACAAAGAAAGCCACAAAAACTTTGCAGAGAACAGAAGAAGAGCGAAAGAAATGAAAAAGAGAAATAGAAAAAACATCAAGAACAAAAAGAATAAAAACGGAGAGCTTAAAATTGTTAAGACCGTAAATTATAAATGACAagagcaaaaagaaaaaaaaaaggatttttTTGGTTGATCTGCAGCCAAAAAAAGGAGCACGAATTGATCGTGAACGCATACGGGGCAGGGCGTATACATAATCACGAAGGCTGGCACTTGTCCTTAGCAGTCAAAGCTGCTACTCTATACCATGATGCTGCAGCCACAGATGGTCGAACCAAATGACCCAGCTTCCCAAGAATAAAAACGCATAgctaaggaagaagaagaagaagaagaagtaaacagtgcaaaaaataaaataaagacaaGACCTGAAAGAGGGAAATATACCTTATATGTTAGCTGAGAGAGGTTTCCGATTTGGTTTCTGAGTTTGGGGTTTCCGATTCGGTATCGTTGTATGCGGTTTGGGGTTTCGATCTTCGCatttggggtttggggtttgagtCTGAAATGCATTTGGGGTTTGAGGTTTGGGAATGAAATTTGTTTGTATGGAGGGAAATGAAAATTTTGGAAGGATATTTTATTGGTTTCGCgcgaaataaattatttgaataatcttttatatttttttataatatattattaaattgGTGGATCACAATTTAATAATCCACTATtagataaaaaataattttaattacttttacaagaaaaaaattatactagatttttatttaaaaaaataatacaccataataagtattattaataaaattttatttaaaaaaacttcttttattaaatatataataactaattgaattaatattaaaaaaaatagacaatTAATGAAAAGTTATTTTTTAACTAATAACTACTCTATGTtgcaaattaataattaataattttttatgaatatatttgtataatataaaatttttaaattattttcaatatTTAACTAATAAATAGAACAACTCATTTTCAATATTacactaattttataaatatgataaAGAATAATGTAGTTACATTAAATTTaagtatattattatttatatcataactaatttaaattttaatataaaaattattaattataaatatagaaattaataatatgaaaaatttagaaacaaaaaaaatctagttttaaaagtttttaataaatacataatttttataaatatatatttacataatttagtttttaaaaaaaattaaattattcatttaacaaaagtaaaactttttaaattcaatcTACTCTCCATTTCTAAATTTTAATGTCACTTATTAATCATTCCAATAAATAATACATAATTTGAGACATAAATCCATCTATTAtctcattatataattaaatttaaattttaatataaaaattattataaatacaaaagttaataatatgaaaaatttagaaaaaaaaaatagttttaaaagtttttaataaatatatataattttcataaatatatatttaaaaaattttagtttattttcaaaattaaattatttattaattatatttttttatttttttatttgaatttcgaCGATATTTTATATCTGTCAGTATTGGCTTTTATTAACTGTCCGCGTTGAGATCAATAatgacaatttttaactgtcggcattggtcttgaattaattgttggtgttggggtcaatagcgacacattttaactgtcggcattggtctcgaattaactgttggcgttggggtcaataacgacacattttaactgtcggcattggtcttgaaGTAACTGTCGGCGTTAGgatcaatagcgacagtcaaaagcaacggtgacagttattagctgtcggcgttggtctctatgcctacagtttttaactgtcggcgtagagtcccactaagcaattacgacagtcaacagagttgactgtcgtggttgggtatcgggaaagcccagttttgtagtagtgttggTTGTAGTAGGGAATCCTTTTTTCggttggactgggatattgcaacgacatgtcgtcgctattggtggttgaaaattttaaattttgaatttcaaaaactcctatagtgaccaacatgtcgtcactgtaggtcCGTTGACCGCCtcatctacagcgacgacatatcATCACTGAAGAGTGTATGGGTTTATATGAATACAGCAACGATGTCACGAAAACTCTGATTTTCATGTTCAGCGAGCACCCTACGGCAACGACATGTCATCGCAGTaggtataaatttttttaaaaaattaattaattatattgattaaaatttatttaataaaatataaaatattaattaaataaataaaaccaatttatttaattaaataataaaactaatttattaattaaataataaaaccaatttaacaatattcatagtctccaaaatgtaagataacaaaacataagtagtattgtctccaaaataaaaaaaaaacaacacaaaatataaataagttcaaattaataatataataaaactaaatgtcatcaaaatcaattccaaagtcattatcgtcggGCTATTGTGATGGTTGTGGCTGCTCTAgttgttgtggttgaaagcttTCCATCATGGattgtatcatattcatgtccaagttgacaggctgaaattgtggagctttGATGTTCAGATTTGTTGCTTGCAAAAATTGTTGCATTTTTTGGAAGTTGTTGTTTCgggtcataaaggcttgactgaagtgttgaatcatggactaGAAAGTCTCAGGTGGTACTGTTGGAGGGCCAACTATGATGGACGGAAACAGTGATGCCTCTAATTGTGAAAAGGATCAGGTGGTGCTTcaggcaaaggtactagtgcccttcaacttgcgtccaatacctcagttgtggccacgacgttgaccaagtatctttgagatgacttgtgtctcattgacagcAGCACTTCCTAGGAAAGAttcagattgagattgagattgggattgggattgggattgtgtcAGGACTTCTTGCTGCAAAACATCCTGTAGTTTAGAAACAAGGCAattaataatatacatatatacaaaacttagaaagttacttacatatgcatccttaacattcgtgttcacccatccacgtgtcaaatgattgtgcatgtcatgaaATGTATCGATAATACTGGGCAGTTCCTTaatctgaagattcatcttttattaacaaaattaaacaaaatcaCAGTTAAatgttgaaattattattaagataacttaaaatatttcaaattatctatatatttttatttaccatcttaaatcgagcagaaccataagaagtcgatccatggagacttggatacttctgttttgctctgttggcagcatttgGCTTTGAGCATGCCATGAAATGTGGAGTGGTGAAAatgtcaaccaacttctgccaactctcattgtccatgtcctccggtggattctttctggttgtctcgatatcatcatattctctatgttcatcgaagtgtcttttcttgcaaccttttctatccttgtagcaatcctgaaactctcgctcaatcccagtctctatcagtcgccacttAAGGAGAGCTCGggaaagaatgaaaaattccttaaaaaaatggtgagatttttttaattatataaaaaaaacattacatgtgaataagttgataaatttacctcaagctttTACATCAATCCTATCTTGTGCTCATCTGGAACACTCTGCCatgagtcataatataacgggacatagtgaccaataaggttaccaataagtctcgtgaacaatgtcccaaaattaccaactgctttgtaggttccctcctttaGATCAAATTATAGAGCCAACGAACCTTTATTGTCATTGACGTGCGAACCCAATTTTTTTGTATGATggcgtacattatagttataaccGGCATCCCGCCAATTTTTGAGAAATTCATAATAATTCAAAATGTTGAAATGAGAGTTCAAACAACCAGTTACACTcatgtttgatttttttattagtaTGAAAAACAGACTATTTGAACTCTCATTTCGGCATCATAAATTATTCGTAATTTTGTGAAAATTGACAAAAAGTtagttataactataatgtacaccatcatacacaaaaaattatgttataattTCCTTAGGTATGCTCCCATAAAAAATCTCTAATATACGTCATCCCAAATTTTAGtatgcttctttttttttttaattactttcGTTACTACGTGTATATAGGACATATCTAACAAACAAATATGAGTAGTCTTGTATGTATTTCTTACCTAATCATCCAAAAAATATACTTAAGAAATAGGCAGTAGTAATCACAACATATCATTGATAGATAATACaaggtttaaaattataaatgatGTTATAACGTTCAGCAAAAGACAAGAAATTTGTTTTCTTCTTATGCAAACCTTTTCCCCGGCCTGTTTATTCCTTTACTGTAGATCTGTTTGTATAACCCATAAATTGTGTACAAATCAGCTAAAGCAAATTATCTGAGAATAACAATGAAGGTTGAAGTTGAAGTAATCTCTAAAGAGATTATCAAACCTTCAAATCCAACACCACACCATCGTCGCCATTACGAGCTATCCCTCCTCGATCAACAATCTCCCAAAACCTACAACCCTTTAGTCTTCTTCTACGAACTAGATGTTGATTATCATCAACACCAATCCAACCTCGATGAAATATCAAACAAGATTAAGAGCTCTTTATCAGAGGCCTTGACCCTTTTCTACCCTCTAGCTGGGAGAGTCAAGAACGACCGATTCGTCGACTGTAACGACGAGGGAGTTCACTACTCCGTCGCCCGAGTCAACTCGCCGTTTCATATTTCTGACGCCATCGAAAAAGCTCCCCCTGGTGAACTCTGCAAATTCCTTCCCTTTGGACTCCACCCTGTTAGTGACTTTTCACTAGGCGTCCAACTCAACATCTTCGAACGCGGTGGAATCGCCGTCGGTCTATGCATTTCGCATCAGCTCACCGATGCACTATCTTGCATCGTGTTCGTCAAAACTTGGGTCGCCATTTCTCGCCGCGGTAAAGCTGATGATAGTGATCATCAAGTAATAGTGAACCCTGAATTTAATTCGGCCTCGCTCTTTCGGCCTAAAGATGATCCTGAGTACGATGGAGACGCCAACATTTCAAAGATGGTCGTGTCAAAAAGGTTTGTGTTTGATGCCTCTGCTATTGAAGCTATTAGATCCAAATACGATGAAGGAAGAACAACAAGCatagttgatgatgatgatgccaTTGATCACCGTAAACGACCCACAAGAGTAGAGGCTTTATCTGCTTTCATATTGAGTCGTTTAGTGGCCGTAACAAGTGATGAACATGCCCCAAAATCCAAGAAATCATATATGGTAGTTCACGCCGTGAATGCTCGTCCTAGATTTGAACCACCACTTCCGGACCATAGTTTTGGAAATCTTAGTCGGTGTGGCTTCGGAGTTTTTTCCGGAGAAGAGAAAGGGTTTGAGGTGGTGAGGAAAATAAGAAGGGGAATAAGACAAGTGAATATGGAGTATTTGAAAAAAGTACAACAAGGTTCAGATTCACACTTTGATGCCGTCGTAGGATTTATGAGAACTGCCATTATGGAAGGAGGACAGCCAACTTCGTTCATCTTCACTAGCTTGTGTAGGTTTCCTCTTTATGATGCTGACTTTGGTTGGGGAAAGCCTGCGTGGGTCAGCTCAGCAACTTTGACGTATAATAATCTTGTTGTGTTCATGGATACCAAATCGGGTGATGGAATTGAAACATATATTGGATTGAAGGAGGAACACATGGCTAAGCTTGAAGCCGACCACGACTTTCTTGAAGCCATTTCATCAGTTAGGGTTGCTAATTAGACAAAAGACAgtgaatatacatatatatatatatatatatatatatatatactggtTTGGTTGATATTATGTAGAAAATTTAGTTTTTATAAttgttttataaatttttaataaataaatactatttttgtgtttggtaaaatttttgtttattatttttttaaacacaaaaatgaaaatattatttttatttttgtttctttatttttaaaaaataaaaatatgtttggtaactattttttttttgtttttaaaaacaaaaataataaatgcttttgataatttttctttttatttttttgtttaataatattaaatgatGTGTGATTTgaggaagagaagaaaaaaaacgaAAAGTAAAAATtggtttaaatttttttgaaggtgaaaaaattcaatttttaaaatttaataaatagtaaataaaaataaagttatcaaacactgttttatgttttattgtcaaatttttaattaattaaataaaaaattatttttttaaatgttatcaAACAACAccattatatataaaaaagaaaaattaagcctatatgttaatataattaataaatatttagttatgataatgatattttataatatttgaatttatattaatataattaataaatatataatttaaatttattttaaaaatatattattttcagTATTTAAAATATTCGGTTAAAGTTAACTAAATATTTAGTCAAAATTAAGAATTTATGTTATttatacattttttatatatagaatttataataatgatattttataatatttaaatttatattattataattaataaatataggGAGTTATACAACGCAACCATTTTAAATAACACTGGTGCAACCAGTTTGTGATTTCTACACCTTGATAATTTTCtttccaatttttttatatgatattgTACATTGTAATCATTTCAGATACCCtgaaaattttcaagaaattctgaataatttacagtgccgaaaataaggttcaaacagTTGAATTTTATATgcgtaaacaaaaaaaaataagcaCGAGTGTAACTAGCTCTTTGAACCCTGTTTtcagtaccataatttattcaaaatttcttgaaaatttgtaggatgttctagatagctacaatgtacactgtcatataaaaaaaattcaagattACATCTATCCAAGTgtcaaaaatagaaaaaaaaaatgcaccGATGTTATCAAAAAAGTTGATACATTATAGTTGCTCTTTATATATTCGGGTTATCtagacactttttatatagagaTATGCATATTACATAATATTTAACGATCATCGTTATATGAAAaactataattaattatttgttagtttgtttttcttatttacgtttaattattaattttataaaaatatatgtacgtgacagcgcaatttagagactgggcaacttgagcccATCTCGGATAgttggatggatactcaccataaatcaggcacagggtgggtgacagagacagccaaaaatacttgggtacgttaagtttttttaaacatttttcaaaattttaattgtttgtttacaaaacataattacattatacattgtatcataggaggaattgcgtgcatatcgcgacacacagcagacacagacaactgatactgagagttccacaccagtttcgagtgcgcctgaagatgaagacatatctttggtacaaactatcttcggaaaacgacggggccaccagaaaggatatgaacgtatccttaacataagggaccgaactccatttgattttcgtccttcacaaactagagatgaagagatgtctgagatgagagagcgtcttcgacagttagaggagcatgtccggactcattgaATCACCCcaggatctcaatgtgccccaccaccactcgatgatcccgatgttggagcaccgactcagtaggacttatgtatgaattttattacaatggactattacattatcatgtttaagacaactctttattttgattcaaCAAACATACTCTTATgcttttatttatatgtttaatataagtgttttaattttattctattgttttatatttaattcaaattaaataaataaataagggaataaatattacaaatataaaaaaaattatggtttagtctataccgaggacattatcCTCGGTATATACAATTAAGATGACAAATTTGGGTTGGTTGTCCCGAGGATATTTTTCACTCTATACCgatgacattgtcctcggtacaacctataccgagaacatgttgatTGTCGTCGGTATAAGTTTACTTCTACCGACGCGGCTGTATCGAGGACTTACTGCCGACGACATGTTCTCGATATAAGGTCTACCGAGAACATTTAGGCTTATACCGATGACATTTGCTCTCGGTACAGACCTTGTTTTTTGCAGTGTAAACGCTACCTATATAGGCTAGAATGACATATATTTGTATctttatatgttttgtttgaagaTAATACtgtttgaaaatattaaaattatttctcTTGTATAATTACTTTTTTTTGTTACGGTAATATggaaataaaaaggaaatggttcatatttaataccaaccaTAGTTTTTTGAAATTATTACATATTTGCAATCTACCTTTAGAGAGACTATTTAGTCTCTGATCGATTAGAAAAGTTCTTATTGTCAACCTTGTTCGAAAGATTATCCGTTGACCGTGCTTCTCAATGCTAATTTTACATAGGAGCCAAAGCCAAGGAATCTAGCTAGAGGTGGCCTAATAATCTTAAAAGCTCAAATTTCATTAGTTTCATTGCTCTcctataaaataataacaatattattttttatgaaaatatatatgttttcaaatcatgatttttactgttacaataaacatatattaAGAACATAGGTGTGTCGCAATTGATGAAACTATATAGACTTGTGctgcaattattattattaatttaaaaaaaaaaattcaaacactaataactatattaaaacttgaaGCTTTTATTCCTTGATCAAGGGTCCTTGAGCAGGGCGTACAGGACATTTTGGCTGACCGTTTCTTGGTTTTGGTTGTTCGCAAAGTGAATCCCCCTTCTCTATATTGTTCGAGGGACTCTTATCCACACTCGGAGTTGTTTTTAGTAAACTTTTTACAATTATTTTAGTTTGAGTGTTACTATTTGACACATTAAGGTGCCTAACACCACATGCAGGAACGGAGGCAGTCAAGCCTTTGGATAGACTTAAATCCTCACTGAAAATATTAGAAAAAACAACATATACATATTGATATTTATtaattcttgtattttttttggtactatatgtatatatttatttaaagaaAACAAATGTATATAACTCTTATAAAACATAAGACATTACTTAAATTTGTTAAGCTCATTTATTTCAAACTAAACCCAGCCTAATAAATTAATAGAggataattatatatttaatacacAAGCAATTGTATGGTTCTATTTGTTTCCTATTACGctactagatttttttttttcttttataggaAGTCTCTTCAAATCCTCTAGAAACTTCCTTCTCAGACCAAAATTTTTACAGTCAAAGAAAATAAACTTTGAGAGCAAGCTatcatctcaaaaaaaaaaaaaaaacttttcaacggGAGAGCAAGCCATATGTCCTTGGTTGGTGAGGCAAGTGTGAGCCAAATTCAAAAGAGTCTTAGAAAATAGCACAACCAATTGCAAAAGTGAGtaacttcttctttctttcctttactttttttttaatataataaatggTTTAAATAGCACAACAAAGTAGttaattttgtttttctttcttttgcttTTCAATTTTTGTTAgtgattgattttttttctatttgCAATTGTTTAGAAATTAGATGTcgtataaagatatatatatatatatatctttttcttttcttgagtGAACCCATAGAAATAGAACAAGGGGCCACAAACCATTAAACTAGATAAAAGAAAATTCTTACAACAATACtacaataaaaaattgaaaaataggCATGAAAACAACCATGAGCAACACTAAATGTAATTAATAAACTTCAAGGAGAAAAAGTAGCCTTATAGTCATTgtggataaatatatatatatatatattatatatcctTGAATGAATTGATGATATAATTTTTGAACTTATAAAAGAACAGAAAATTTACAATTACTTTATATCGAATCTTTATTGAGCTATGTTGTGTGTTTTATAGTTGTTTGTTTGCTTCCTTGTTTAGATTCTAATTATgtaatattcttatatttcataattataatcatattCACGAGTCTTATTATTAATCTTTCATATATTTAACTACAATAGGTATGAAGAGGAATTTTAAAAGTATACAAAATTCCTCAACTTCTATAGGAAAGAATgataaaattacaaaatcaaGTTATGCGGACGTCAACATAAATCTTGGAGATCTTGAAAGTGACCCGAGATTGAGAACACCAATTATGGACCATCCATTAAAAATTCGTGATCAAGTTTGGCAGGCATATGTGCAAAAAGATCATTATCAACCTCACCTCAAGCCAGTTCCATAGACAAAAGctggacctcaatcaaaagcaTTCAACGGTGCTTGGTATGAGGAATTTCAAAATTGGCTTGAATATAGTGTTTCAAAAGATGGTGCATTTTGTCTGTATTGTTATTTGTTTAAATCAAATTGCAGAGGACAATGAGGTGGTGATTCATTTGTTGGTCAAGGattcaaaaatttcaaaaatgGAAAAGCAAGACATTATACTCATGTTGGAGGTCCATCTAGTTTTCACAATCAAGCCAGGAAAATGTGGGAAGTGTTAATGAATGACAAACAACATATTCAaacattttttgaaaaataatcgAAGCAAGCTCGTAGTGAGTATCAAAGTCGTTTGGAAGCAGTAGTTGATTGTATTCGTTTGTTATTGCAATAAGGGCTTGCTTTTCGTGGTGGTGATGAATTTG
It includes:
- the LOC133820979 gene encoding uncharacterized protein LOC133820979 isoform X3 — its product is MHFRLKPQTPNAKIETPNRIQRYRIGNPKLRNQIGNLSQLTYKIPEAAVVSSDSASMEKHAARSRSSSSKHQNAYVAKNIISQDLFTPDYILNRIFRKDGPPLGVKFDSLPSGKLFHCKGKVVPKKDIAEITKRFNIQVSNLTHRTS
- the LOC133823740 gene encoding stemmadenine O-acetyltransferase-like; protein product: MSSLVSKANYLRITMKVEVEVISKEIIKPSNPTPHHRRHYELSLLDQQSPKTYNPLVFFYELDVDYHQHQSNLDEISNKIKSSLSEALTLFYPLAGRVKNDRFVDCNDEGVHYSVARVNSPFHISDAIEKAPPGELCKFLPFGLHPVSDFSLGVQLNIFERGGIAVGLCISHQLTDALSCIVFVKTWVAISRRGKADDSDHQVIVNPEFNSASLFRPKDDPEYDGDANISKMVVSKRFVFDASAIEAIRSKYDEGRTTSIVDDDDAIDHRKRPTRVEALSAFILSRLVAVTSDEHAPKSKKSYMVVHAVNARPRFEPPLPDHSFGNLSRCGFGVFSGEEKGFEVVRKIRRGIRQVNMEYLKKVQQGSDSHFDAVVGFMRTAIMEGGQPTSFIFTSLCRFPLYDADFGWGKPAWVSSATLTYNNLVVFMDTKSGDGIETYIGLKEEHMAKLEADHDFLEAISSVRVAN
- the LOC133820979 gene encoding uncharacterized protein LOC133820979 isoform X1 — encoded protein: MHFRLKPQTPNAKIETPNRIQRYRIGNPKLRNQIGNLSQLTYKIPEAAVVSSDSASMEKHAARSRSSSSKHQNAYVAKNIISQDLFTPDYILNRIFRKDGPPLGVKFDSLPSGKLFHCKGKVVPKKDIAEITKRFNIQVSNLTHRYATSYLL
- the LOC133820979 gene encoding uncharacterized protein LOC133820979 isoform X2, producing the protein MHFRLKPQTPNAKIETPNRIQRYRIGNPKLRNQIGNLSQLTYKIPEAAVVSSDSASMEKHAARSRSSSSKHQNAYVAKNIISQDLFTPDYILNRIFRKDGPPLGVKFDSLPSGKLFHCKDPEILYSSCKESQRAAKKTKEKWCLRRILLK